A segment of the Quadrisphaera setariae genome:
CACCACGAAGGGGTCTGCGCCACTGCGGCCGCTGCCGACACCGATCAACCGCGGGTGGCGGCGCAGCACCTCCCCGACGGCCGCCTGAACGTCCTGCTCGAGCGGCACGAAGAGCTTCGGCTGGGCCTTGACCCACCTAAGCGTCTCGTCGTCGCGCTTCTTGAGCTCGTCCTTCACCAGGTCGACCGAGCAGATCGAGCCGTCTCGGATCATGTCCTCGACGTTGGTCCAGAGCGTGGGCAGCACCGAGGGTGGCAGCAGGTCGCGGATGCCGTTGAGGAAGCTGCTGGTGTCGAAGCTGTAGAGCGTCACTGGTCGGTCACCTCGCCGACCCGAGCGCTGCGGGCGAGGCGGGGGATCTGACCCACCTTGACGCCCAGGTACCGGGCAGCGGTGTAGCTATCGATGACGTGGCGGTCGTGCGCGGACGCCACCTGGCGCACGAAGCTCTTGCCGAGGTCGCGGGCCGTCGTGTGGTACCAGTTCCCGCCGTTCGACGGCTTCCTGCCCTCGTCCTCCTCGTAGCGGCGCTGGAAGCCCTCGCGGTGTCCGAGGTAGTGGTCCAGGTCGACGCGCCCGAGGGTCACGAGGCGGCGCAGGAAGGCCTCAGCGCTGACGCCGAAGGGTCCGGCCGCCTCCGCGAGGGCCTCGTAGTCCCAGGCATCGCGGCGCCCCGCCCGTGCCATGACCTGCGGCCGCTTCCGAACTGCCTCCGCCGGCATGAGGATCGCCGCAGCGACGGCGTTGCACCGCGCCTCCAGCGCACGGTCGGGCGAGGTTGCACGGGTCTCGCTGACCATGTCGCAAAGCCCCTCGGTGTGCAGCAGCAGGTGCACAAACTCGTGGAGCAGCGTGAAGAGGCGTCCTCGTGGGTAGTCGGCGCCGTTCAGCATGATCACGGGCAGCTGCTCGAAGTAGAGGCTGAACCCGCGCATCTCTCGCGGCTTGACCCGGCCGCCTGCGGTGTTGAGCACAAGCACGCCGGAGGCCTCGACGGCGGCGATCCAGGCATTGAGGTGCTCGCGGGCGGTGGCGCGGCCCGAAGGAGGCCGCAGGGGAGTCAGCGAGAGCAGGCGCGCGCGTGCGACTTCCGCCAGCGCCTCGTCGGCCTCGGGTACGTTGGGCAGTCGCCAGCCGTCAAGGGGGACAGTCCCCTCGACGTCGTGCAGTTCGAGCAGGTACTCGCGCTGCTCGTGGGCACGCCGGTACTCAGCGTGGAGGTCTGGTGACCAGGTGCCCGTCTGCTCGCCCGGGTTGCGGCGGAAGTCCCGGAGGGTGTCGAAGCCTTCCGGCGGCTCGGACAGGTAGAAGACGGCCAGGCTGCGGTGGTACACCTCCGCGGCCTTCTTGAGCTGCGCGACGGTGGGGCGAGCGTCGCCGGACTCCCATTCGTCGACCCGGCTGTCCGGCACACCGATCTTCCTCGACGCCGCAACCGGCGTCAGGTCGATCGTCTCCCGCGCCCAACGCAGCATGGTCGGGGAGACCATCGCGGGGATCGAGGCGGACACGCGTTCATCCTCTCGGGTCCGACCGACAGTCGGTGCCGCCGCCCACCTGTTCGGGGCGTGTCGGTCTAGGCCGTGTTGACGGACCTCACCCGCTGCGATCCGTCCAACGCGGCCCAGCGGACTCGCCTCCGGGGTCACGTGCCCAGCAGACCGGGGGCACACCAGAGCCTCCATTGCCGACGGGGTCAGACACCAGCAGGTGCCAACGGTTCCGGCACCGCCACGGGCTCGATCGAGCGGCGATCACTGGACCCCGTGGCGCGGACGGGGCTTATCGCGAGCTGTGATGCTTCCGTCGTCGCATGCTGAGCGGCGCAGCGACTGTCATCTGGCACAGGGGCATTCAGGTGAGACTCGGTGCTCGCGTGATCCGCCGGTGGCACCGGTTGGCTGTGGTCATCGATTTCTGTCCGGATGAGCTCTGCCTGAGCAGCTGTCCTCAGATTGTCCCCAACGAGGTCGTCTGCGACCGTCGCGACCCAACGGGTGCCAACGGCAAATCTGCAGGTGAGCGGCTACTTGGTGTCATCTTTGCAGGTCACAGCCTTGTGCTGGCCCGTTCCCGGCGTACAGGCTGACTCGCCCGTCACGCGGTCGGTGGTCTGCGGAGGCACCTCCGCAGGCCACCGAGCGCTGGTGGCCGAAAGCTCTTCCAAACATCATACGTACTATGTATGCTGCTCTTCTCGACGACGAGAGGAGACGTTGTGTCCGCACCGGCGTACACGGCCGCGCGCTACCTGGGTG
Coding sequences within it:
- a CDS encoding DUF4411 family protein; amino-acid sequence: MTLYSFDTSSFLNGIRDLLPPSVLPTLWTNVEDMIRDGSICSVDLVKDELKKRDDETLRWVKAQPKLFVPLEQDVQAAVGEVLRRHPRLIGVGSGRSGADPFVVALAHARNGVVVTEETATGNIERPRIPDVCRAMGIPHMNLIGFVKAQGWVFR
- a CDS encoding ImmA/IrrE family metallo-endopeptidase, which gives rise to MVSPTMLRWARETIDLTPVAASRKIGVPDSRVDEWESGDARPTVAQLKKAAEVYHRSLAVFYLSEPPEGFDTLRDFRRNPGEQTGTWSPDLHAEYRRAHEQREYLLELHDVEGTVPLDGWRLPNVPEADEALAEVARARLLSLTPLRPPSGRATAREHLNAWIAAVEASGVLVLNTAGGRVKPREMRGFSLYFEQLPVIMLNGADYPRGRLFTLLHEFVHLLLHTEGLCDMVSETRATSPDRALEARCNAVAAAILMPAEAVRKRPQVMARAGRRDAWDYEALAEAAGPFGVSAEAFLRRLVTLGRVDLDHYLGHREGFQRRYEEDEGRKPSNGGNWYHTTARDLGKSFVRQVASAHDRHVIDSYTAARYLGVKVGQIPRLARSARVGEVTDQ